One window of the Granulicella arctica genome contains the following:
- a CDS encoding DUF5715 family protein encodes MLTRVHTAPRPRDRHPSRNADRPTEHRFRKHESDPKPLRRTKGHARHAVVRDRLIAEPKLVKLIPAPLMIAARPAPETRETGVSHPPDFSDAATAPISSSPSNPAPVVSIIRPTAEKPQLPSIEEAAANPEILPSLYNKRGRLVMPPALKGSREILLHQNEVADRDGLERVQDDDDLESMRRRMMLVAVPINAGMQVDERLPLNRRYCRPWTAQFLTTLARAHYARFHTPLQVNSAVRTVAFQQKLIRTNGNAAPAEGETASPHLTGQAVDLAKRGLSLSEIAWMRGYLLPLVQEGKIDVEEEFQQSCFHVSVYKKYLPYTSSPRRTIATTHRDSPAALAIAIP; translated from the coding sequence GTGCTCACGAGAGTTCACACTGCGCCGCGTCCTCGCGACCGCCATCCTTCACGCAACGCGGATCGTCCCACCGAGCACCGTTTTCGCAAGCACGAGTCAGACCCCAAGCCTCTCCGGCGCACCAAGGGGCATGCCCGTCACGCTGTTGTGAGAGATCGATTGATCGCCGAGCCAAAGCTGGTCAAGCTCATTCCGGCACCGCTGATGATCGCCGCAAGACCTGCTCCGGAGACCCGGGAGACAGGGGTATCCCACCCACCTGACTTCAGCGACGCCGCCACGGCACCTATCTCATCGTCCCCGTCGAACCCGGCCCCCGTCGTCAGCATCATTCGCCCGACAGCCGAGAAGCCGCAACTTCCCTCGATTGAGGAAGCAGCCGCCAACCCTGAGATTCTTCCCTCGCTCTACAACAAGCGAGGACGCCTCGTCATGCCTCCCGCGCTCAAAGGCTCCCGCGAGATACTGCTCCATCAGAACGAGGTCGCCGACCGGGACGGCCTCGAACGCGTTCAGGATGACGATGATCTCGAATCCATGCGACGTCGCATGATGCTCGTAGCCGTACCGATTAATGCCGGCATGCAGGTCGACGAGCGCCTCCCGCTCAACCGTCGCTATTGCCGCCCATGGACGGCGCAGTTTCTAACGACGCTGGCCCGCGCCCACTATGCTCGCTTCCACACACCGTTGCAGGTCAACTCAGCCGTTCGCACGGTGGCCTTTCAGCAGAAGCTCATCCGCACGAACGGCAACGCTGCCCCGGCCGAAGGCGAAACAGCCTCGCCACATCTCACCGGGCAGGCAGTCGATCTGGCCAAGCGGGGCTTGTCCCTCAGCGAGATCGCCTGGATGCGCGGCTACCTTCTTCCCCTCGTGCAGGAAGGCAAGATCGACGTGGAGGAGGAGTTTCAGCAGTCCTGCTTCCATGTCAGCGTTTATAAAAAGTATCTGCCGTATACGTCGAGTCCGCGCCGCACCATCGCAACAACGCACCGCGACAGCCCTGCAGCCCTTGCGATCGCCATTCCCTAA
- a CDS encoding c-type cytochrome domain-containing protein encodes MGKVFWTAILFSGLGVVSAVAQDDPKSADFFTHKVQPIFQKNCYRCHGGMNHRGALNIQTRAGMLKGGHDGTVLVPGDASKSLLVRLIRHEGPANDPMPMPSKGAKLSDEDIAVVTKWVNAGALMP; translated from the coding sequence ATGGGAAAGGTGTTTTGGACGGCGATCTTGTTCAGTGGGCTAGGCGTCGTCTCGGCAGTCGCACAAGATGACCCGAAGAGCGCGGACTTCTTCACCCATAAGGTTCAGCCGATCTTCCAGAAGAACTGCTACCGATGTCATGGTGGGATGAACCATCGGGGCGCATTGAATATTCAGACGCGGGCAGGCATGTTGAAGGGTGGGCACGATGGAACGGTACTTGTACCCGGCGATGCCTCCAAATCTTTGCTGGTAAGGCTGATTCGGCACGAAGGACCGGCGAACGATCCGATGCCGATGCCATCGAAGGGTGCAAAGCTCTCCGATGAAGATATCGCGGTAGTGACGAAGTGGGTCAACGCTGGCGCGCTGATGCCCTGA
- a CDS encoding SIR2 family protein, protein MPTIDKAEFLERYSKALVEGSASMFVGAGMSRKAGFVDWRGLLTEIATEIDLDITRESDLLAVAQFHQNSRGSRARINEVLIEEFNKHAEETINHALIASLGLHSLWTTNYDSLIEAAYIKARKMLDVKTTVSNLSQTLRGRDAVLYKMHGDKSQPQDAVLTKGDYETYNEKRSAFSTILKAELIERTFVFIGFSFTDPNIDYILARVRELLGGEQRDHFCIMKSLEIPRGAGPKELAQFHYDKRRLELRIDDLKRYGIQAVIVDSYAEITDILESLNRLSHRQDILVSGSAVDYSPLGQTMIEELLRKLGAEIIRRGFRLVSGYGLGIGSSVAYGALHEARATLKSLDQIRLMPFAQDLPLGIDQVLYYKEHREHLVRAAGWGIFVCGNRLVNGNLEQSPGVMEEFALLTKIGRPPIPVGASGSAASKLWDTVRADLKRYYGDADVARELDVLNDSASGVDGYIEAIFKIIGKVRPV, encoded by the coding sequence TTGCCAACAATTGATAAAGCTGAATTTCTAGAGCGCTATAGCAAAGCGCTAGTTGAAGGCAGTGCTTCCATGTTCGTCGGAGCAGGGATGTCGCGGAAGGCAGGCTTTGTCGACTGGCGTGGCCTGCTGACGGAAATAGCCACCGAAATCGACTTAGATATCACTAGAGAGTCGGACTTGTTAGCAGTGGCTCAATTCCATCAGAACAGTAGAGGGAGCCGTGCCCGAATAAACGAGGTTCTAATCGAAGAATTTAACAAACATGCTGAAGAAACAATTAATCACGCTCTCATTGCTTCACTTGGACTTCACTCTCTTTGGACAACTAACTACGATAGTTTGATCGAAGCAGCTTATATCAAAGCTAGAAAAATGCTCGACGTAAAAACAACGGTTTCCAACCTTTCTCAAACTCTCCGGGGCCGAGATGCAGTCTTGTATAAAATGCATGGCGACAAGTCTCAACCTCAGGATGCCGTTCTGACCAAAGGAGACTACGAAACCTATAACGAGAAAAGGTCTGCTTTCTCGACAATATTAAAGGCAGAGTTAATCGAGCGGACGTTTGTTTTCATTGGCTTTAGCTTCACTGATCCCAATATCGACTACATTTTGGCGCGGGTAAGGGAACTCCTCGGAGGTGAACAACGAGACCACTTTTGCATAATGAAGAGTCTTGAAATCCCTCGCGGAGCAGGGCCAAAAGAACTTGCTCAATTTCACTACGACAAACGAAGACTTGAACTAAGAATCGACGATCTCAAACGCTACGGCATACAAGCAGTTATTGTAGATAGTTATGCCGAAATTACTGACATATTAGAGTCTTTGAATCGACTGTCACACCGGCAAGATATCCTCGTATCCGGCAGTGCTGTAGACTATTCTCCACTTGGTCAGACCATGATTGAGGAACTTCTTCGCAAGTTAGGTGCCGAAATAATTAGGAGAGGTTTCCGGCTCGTCTCCGGCTACGGTCTCGGAATTGGAAGTTCCGTTGCCTATGGCGCACTGCACGAGGCTCGCGCAACCCTGAAGTCGCTTGATCAAATAAGACTTATGCCATTTGCTCAGGATTTACCACTAGGCATTGATCAAGTTTTGTACTACAAGGAACATCGTGAGCATCTCGTTCGAGCCGCAGGTTGGGGAATCTTTGTTTGTGGCAATCGGCTTGTCAATGGCAATCTGGAGCAATCTCCTGGAGTGATGGAGGAGTTCGCGCTGCTCACCAAAATAGGTCGCCCTCCGATACCAGTTGGAGCATCTGGATCGGCAGCATCTAAACTTTGGGATACGGTGAGGGCTGATTTGAAGCGATACTACGGCGACGCTGATGTCGCTCGGGAACTTGACGTATTGAATGACTCTGCCTCAGGTGTCGACGGCTATATAGAAGCTATCTTCAAGATCATTGGCAAAGTGCGTCCAGTTTAG
- a CDS encoding TIR domain-containing protein, with product MLRKAFFSFHFDADNWRAAQVRNMHALEDNPPVSDNEWEQIKRGGDNAITKWIAGQMLGRSCAVVLVGAGTANRKWINHEIIKAWDDRKGVVGIRVHGLKDSKGYVSSAGANPFDYIELGQSKALLSTIVELKDPTSLWGSTETYSTIKSNIADWVEQAIQIRAQH from the coding sequence ATGTTACGCAAAGCATTTTTCAGCTTTCATTTCGATGCAGACAATTGGCGTGCTGCACAGGTACGAAACATGCATGCCCTAGAGGACAATCCTCCAGTTTCGGACAATGAATGGGAGCAGATAAAAAGGGGCGGCGACAACGCAATAACAAAATGGATCGCTGGCCAAATGTTAGGACGAAGTTGCGCAGTTGTTCTTGTCGGTGCTGGAACAGCAAACCGTAAGTGGATCAATCACGAAATTATCAAAGCTTGGGATGATCGTAAGGGAGTAGTTGGTATCAGAGTCCACGGGCTGAAGGACAGTAAAGGCTATGTCTCTTCTGCCGGTGCAAACCCGTTCGATTATATAGAGCTAGGCCAGTCAAAGGCTCTCTTATCAACGATTGTAGAACTGAAAGATCCTACGTCGCTTTGGGGTAGCACCGAGACTTACTCAACTATAAAATCAAACATTGCAGACTGGGTTGAACAAGCCATCCAGATTCGCGCACAGCACTAA